In a genomic window of Deltaproteobacteria bacterium:
- a CDS encoding type II toxin-antitoxin system VapB family antitoxin, with the protein MRTTVTLDENLVRELVKFSHAKTKTAAVALAVKEQIRRAKLKKLAGLLGTVDVDEKAIKESNKADMMRAQLPVN; encoded by the coding sequence ATGAGAACGACGGTTACCCTGGATGAAAACCTGGTCAGGGAATTGGTGAAATTTTCCCATGCAAAAACCAAGACCGCTGCAGTGGCATTAGCGGTTAAGGAACAGATCAGGAGGGCAAAGCTGAAAAAACTTGCAGGTCTTCTCGGAACAGTTGATGTCGATGAAAAGGCCATTAAGGAAAGCAATAAAGCGGATATGATGCGTGCTCAGCTGCCGGTGAATTAG